The following proteins are co-located in the Phocoena phocoena chromosome 1, mPhoPho1.1, whole genome shotgun sequence genome:
- the LOC136118586 gene encoding melanoma antigen preferentially expressed in tumors-like produces MSAWNPLRLLGLAGMSLLRDETSVISILEYLPTELFPPLFILAFCGRHSEALKAMVQAWPFVRLPLGGLMQTPHRGTLQAVLDGIDVLVAQQDRPRRCKLRVLDLRHTGQDFWRKWCGDGAHGYSSTLMAPVAEDRSRAEQSLTPVVVFIELHLKERTMDRFLTYLIRWVEERKASVHLCCKKLKILSMSMENIMKVLSRVQLDCIQEVQVNSTWHLSTLAVFAPLLGQMGNVRRLLLSHIHVSALDEQEQQHVVQITSQFLRLHHLRDLCMESPSFLEGCLDEMLRCLTTPLDNLAITHCLLSDSDLSHLSQCPNISQLKGLDLSGITLTYSSPELLPVLLEKVAATLQELYLEQCGIMDSHLETILQPLSRCSQLMFFSLRGNLISMAVMEKLLRHTSGLPSLSQELYPVPQESYSSQRILQPGRLAQCRAELFEILRVLGRPRIIWISSSPCLHCGDNTFSHPQPIVYR; encoded by the exons ATGAGTGCCTGGAACCCACTCAGACTCCTGGGCCTGGCGGGAATGAGCCTGCTGAGGGATGAGACCTCGGTCATCTCCATTTTGGAGTATCTGCCCACCGAACTCTTCCCACCACTGTTCATTTTGGCCTTCTGTGGGAGACACAGTGAGGCCCTGAAGGCCATGGTGCAAGCCTGGCCCTTTGTCCGCCTGCCTCTAGGGGGTCTGATGCAGACGCCTCACCGGGGGACCTTACAAGCAGTGTTGGATGGTATTGATGTCCTAGTTGCCCAGCAGGATCGCCCCAG GAGGTGCAAACTGCGGGTGTTGGATTTAAGGCATACTGGACAAGACTTCTGGAGAAAGTGGTGTGGAGATGGGGCCCATGGGTACTCAAGCACTCTGATGGCACCAGTGGCTGAGGACAGGTCAAGGGCAGAGCAGTCCTTGACTCCCGTGGTGGTGTTCATAGAACTTCACCTCAAAGAAAGGACCATGGATAGATTCCTCACCTACCTCATCAGGtgggtggaggagaggaaagCTTCCGTACACCTGTGCTGTAAGAAGCTGAAGATACTTTCAATGTCCATGGAAAATATTATGAAGGTCCTGAGCAGGGTGCAACTGGACTGTATCCAGGAGGTGCAAGTGAACTCCACCTGGCATCTGTCCACCCTGGCCGTGTTTGCTCCTCTCCTGGGCCAGATGGGTAACGTGCGGAGACTCCTTCTCTCCCACATCCACGTCTCTGCACTTGACGAGCAGGAACAGCAGCACGTTGTCCAAATTACCTCTCAGTTCCTCAGGCTGCACCACCTCCGGGATCTCTGCATGgaatctccctccttccttgaAGGCTGTCTGGATGAGATGCTCAG gTGTCTGACAACCCCCTTGGACAACCTTGCGATAACTCACTGCCTCCTTTCGGATTCAGACTTGAGCCATCTGTCCCAGTGTCCGAACATCAGTCAGCTAAAGGGCCTGGATCTGAGTGGCATCACCCTGACCTACTCTAGTCCTGAGCTCCTCCCGGTTCTGTTGGAGAAAGTTGCAGCCACCCTCCAGGAACTGTATTTAGAGCAATGTGGGATCATGGACTCTCACCTCGAGACCATCCTGCAGCCCCTGAGCCGCTGCTCCCAGCTCATGTTCTTTAGCCTGCGTGGAAACCTCATCTCCATGGCCGTCATGGAGAAGCTGCTGCGACACACCTCCGGGCTGCCCAGTTTAAGTCAAGAGCTGTATCCTGTCCCTCAGGAGAGTTACAGCTCTCAGCGAATCCTCCAACCTGGGAGACTTGCACAGTGTCGGGCTGAACTGTTTGAGATTCTGAGAGTCTTAGGACGTCCCAGGATCATTTGGATTAGTTCCAGCCCCTGTCTGCACTGTGGAGATAACACATTCTCTCATCCCCAGCCCATCGTATACCGCTGA
- the LOC136118482 gene encoding PRAME family member 12-like — MSVWNPPRLLDLVGMSLLRDEALAFAPLGDLPTEFFPPLFMEAFHGRHSETLKAMVQAWPFVRLPLGGLMEMPHVGTLQAVLDGLDVLLAQKDCPRRCKLRVLDLRNTGQDFWSTWSGSNVRVSSSSSMAPVAEDRSRTEQPLAPLEVFIELCLNEGTMDEFFIYLRQWVEKRKASIHLCCKKLKILSMSVENIMKVLSMVQLDCIQEVQVNSTWHLSTLAVFAPLLGQMGNVRRLLLSNIHVSALDEQEQQHVVQITSQFLRLHHLRDLRMESPSFLQGRLDKMLRCLKTPLENLAITHCLITESDLKHLSQCLNIRQLKGLDLSGVPLTGFSPELLQVLLEKVAATLQELDLNLCGIMDCQLEAILPALSHCSQLRTFSICGNLLSMAIMEKLLRHTDGLPSLILELYPAPRESYSSQRILHPGRLAQLQAELIEIMRNLGRPRTIWISSSPCPRSGNEIFCHEKTIIYCCFVPP, encoded by the exons ATGAGTGTCTGGAATCCACCCAGACTCCTGGACCTGGTGGGGATGAGCCTGCTGAGGGATGAGGCCTTGGCCTTTGCTCCTCTGGGGGATCTACCAACAGAGTTCTTCCCACCACTGTTCATGGAGGCCTTCCATGGGAGACACAGCGAGACCCTGAAGGCCATGGTGCAAGCCTGGCCCTTTGTCCGCCTGCCTCTGGGAGGCCTGATGGAGATGCCTCATGTGGGGACCTTACAAGCAGTGTTGGATGGGCTTGATGTCCTGCTTGCCCAGAAGGATTGCCCCCG GAGGTGCAAACTGCGGGTGCTGGATTTAAGGAATACTGGCCAGGACTTCTGGAGCACGTGGTCTGGATCCAATGTCCGTGTGTCCTCAAGCTCATCAATGGCACCAGTGGCTGAGGACAGGTCAAGGACAGAGCAGCCCTTGGCTCCCTTGGAGGTGTTTATAGAACTTTGCCTCAATGAAGGGACCATGGATGAATTCTTTATCTACCTCAGGCAGTGGGTGGAGAAGAGAAAAGCTTCCATACACCTGTGCTGTAAGAAGCTGAAGATACTTTCAATGTCCGTGGAAAATATTATGAAGGTCCTGAGCATGGTACAGCTGGACTGTATCCAGGAGGTGCAAGTGAACTCCACCTGGCATCTGTCCACCCTGGCCGTGTTTGCTCCTCTCCTGGGCCAGATGGGTAACGTGCGGAGACTCCTTCTCTCCAACATCCACGTCTCTGCACTTGACGAGCAGGAACAGCAGCACGTTGTCCAAATTACCTCTCAGTTCCTCAGGCTGCACCACCTCCGGGATCTCCGTATGgaatctccctccttcctccaagGTCGCCTGGACAAGATGCTCAG GTGCCTGAAGACTCCCTTGGAGAACCTCGCAATAACTCACTGTCTGATTACAGAATCAGACTTGAAACATCTGTCCCAGTGCCTGAACATCCGTCAGCTAAAGGGCCTGGATCTGAGTGGTGTCCCTCTGACTGGCTTTAGTCCTGAGCTCCTCCAAGTTCTGCTGGAGAAAGTTGCAGCCACGCTCCAGGAACTGGACTTAAATCTGTGTGGAATCATGGACTGTCAACTTGAGGCCATCCTGCCTGCCCTGAGCCACTGCTCCCAGCTCAGGACCTTCAGCATTTGTGGGAACCTCCTCTCCATGGCCATCATGGAGAAGCTGCTGCGTCATACTGATGGACTGCCCAGTTTAATTCTAGAGCTGTATCCTGCCCCAAGGGAGAGTTACAGCTCTCAGAGAATTCTACACCCGGGGCGACTTGCCCAGCTTCAGGCTGAGCTGATTGAGATTATGAGGAACTTAGGAAGGCCCAGGACCATCTGGATCAGCTCTAGCCCCTGTCCTCGCTCGGGCAATGAGATATTCTGTCATGAGAAGACCATTATATACTGCTGTTTTGTCCCTCCCTAG